The Natronomonas salsuginis genomic sequence CGGGGGGCCGGTATTCAGTCCCTGTCAGCGTTCGGTACACGTCGCCGATCTCAGACTCGGGGCCGCGAAGCAGCGCCACGTCGCCGGCTTCGATCCGGGTCTTCGGTCCGGGGTTCAACAGCCACTCGTCGCCGCGGCGCAACGCGATGACTCGGATCCCGGTTTCGGATTCGAGATCGATATGCTTCAGCGTTCGGCCGGCGTACGACGACTCCTCGGAGACGACGCCCCGAACGAGCGTTTCGACCGCTTCGGGGAGCGCCGTCCGCATCGCCTCCGGGATGCGGATGTCCTCGAGGACGATCTTCGCGATGTCGCCGGCCGCGTCGCTGATCTGATCGGCGGCGGCGACGATGCCGAGCACCGGTGCGAGCTGTTCTGCGTCGTCCGGGCTTCGGGCGGCCATGAGGAGACTCATCCGGGCGCGCATCTCGAGGACGTCCATCCGCTCTTCGAGGCGCAGCACCTCCTCGGCGAGGTCGGCGTTTCGGTGCAACACTGCCGAGTACGACAGGTCGATGAGGAGTTCGGCGGTGTCTTTCATCTCCACCAGCACGTCCTTGACGCTCACCGGCTCGTACTCGACGGGGGACGATGCCTCGCCCTCAAGCGGGTCCATAGCCGCTACATTCTTGGGGCGGTAAAAAAGCGTTTCCCGGACGCCGTCCCGTGGATCGGTTTTCAGCACCGATCGCGTTTCGTCAGCCACACGATCGTCCCCCGATCGGGATCGAGCCACCGGAGCGCCCGGACGATCGCCCCGTCGTCGGGCCCGCAGACGCCTCGAACCGCGCGCGCGCCGGCAAGCCAGCCGCGAAGGTACGCCGCGTCGTCGTCCCCGTCGTAGCCGACGAGTGCGACCGTGGTGCCGTCGCGACCGAACGAGCGGCAATCGAGCCCGAAGACGAGGTACGTCCGAACCGAGAAGTCGCGATCGACGACGTACAGCGCTTCGTGTTCGATCGGATCGACGTACCCGTCCAGTTCGGCGAAAGACAGTCCCGTCGCGATCGGGTCGGGATCGACCGCCGTCTCGCCGTCCTCCAATAATCGGCCACCTTCCGGCGCGAGCAGCGTTTCGGCTCGCTCGCGCGCCCACCCATCGTTCGGCGGCCCGCCGAAGGGCGTTTCGGGTGTGAGTTCGGTCGGATCGACGCCCCAATGTGCGTAGTGGAGATCGTAGCCGTTCCTGTCGTATGCGACGAGCGTTCGGTGGCCCATGGACCGTCTGGCCCCGCTTTCGGATATAAACGTCGGGCCGCACGCCGCGCTAGGCGTATCCGTCGGGGAGCTCCATCTCGTCCCGCGGTCCGAGCCCCTGCAGCACCTCGATCATCCGGACCAAATCGGCGGACGTGATCTGCCCGACGAACCGGCCGCTCTCGACGACGAGGATCCGATCACCTCGGGCAGAGCTCATCGTCACCAGCGCGTCGAAGGCGTCCGCATCGGGACCGACCGTCGGCGGCGTGGGACCCATCACATCGGCGACGGTCGTCGAGTCGCGGGCCTCTAGCGGGACCTTTTGCACCGAATCCAGCGTCACGACTCCCGTCACCGTCCCGCGCTCCATCACCGGATACGCGGTCGTCCGTTCGGTCACGACGCGATCGACGAACGCGGCGACCGTCGTCTCGGGCGTGACCGTCCGAACGTCCGTCGACATCAGTTCGCGGACCGTCAATCCGCGGAACAGATCCCGGAGCACCGTCGTCCGCGATTCGGCCCCGGCGGCGATGTAGACAAACATGGCGATGAGCAACAACAGCGGCGCGAACGCGAGCACGGCGAACACCGCCATCAACACCGCGATGAGCTTTCCGACCGTCGCGGCGGTCTGCGTCGCCTCGGCATACGGCTGCGAACGCGCGAGAAGCGCTCGAAGGACCCGCCCGCCGTCCATTGGAAATGCCGGAATCAGGTTGAACACCGCGAGCGTCACGTTGATCACGGCGAGCGAACCGACGACGAAGAGCACGACCGGCTGTCCGGGGAGGACGAACAAAAGAACGTAACAGGCCGCACCCACGAGCACGCTCATCACCGGCCCCGCAATCGCGACGTACAGCTCGATGTCCCAGTCCTCCGGGAGGTCCTCCATATGCGCCATCCCGCCGAATATCCATAGCGTGATCGACGCGATCGTGACGTCGTAGCGGCGGGCGACCCACGAGTGACCCAACTCGTGGAGCAACACGCCGACGAAGAGCCCTATCGCGGTCGCGACGCCCGCGAGTATCGGCATGTTCCCCGATTGAATCACCGCGACGTCGATCGACCGCGGTGAGATGCTATTGACGACCCCGGCGTAGAAGAGGAGTTGCGCCTCTCGGCTGATGAGCCACGCGAGGAGCGGCAAAAAGACGACGAGCGTGGCGTTGAGACGGATCGGGATACCGGTGATTCGGCCGATCTCGACGTTTCGCATACGAATACTTCTCACGCCTCGAACAAAAGCGCTGCCGTGGCCGGTGTTCTACTCCATCTCGCCCGCGTTCGGCGCGTTCCGCTTAACGCTGTTCACCGCTTTTTCCGCAGCGCTTCGCGAGGAGTATCCTTTACCGGAGTCGGCGACGAAGTTGCCGTTTTGGTGTCATACTCGCCAGCGATGCTCGTCGCTCCTGTCTGCGAACAGCTCGAAGCGGGCCTTGGACTGTCGGATGGATGCTACCTCTGCGGCCGCCGCATCGGCAGTCCCCTCCCCTTCGTCGCGTTCGATGCGCGCTTCGTCACGCGCCTGCTCAGCCCGCTCGAATCGTGCTTCGGTCGCCGCGAACGTCGCCTCCCGCTGTTCGCGGGCGATGCGTTCGCTTTCGGTTTCGGTCTCCGCTCGACTCAACATCGGGATGAACACCGGCGATAGCGCGATAACGACGAGTCCCGCCGTGTACAGTCCGATGACGCTCGGTTCTCCGCTGGCGGTACTCCAGGCGGTCGGATAGACGGTCAGAAACCACGCGAGCGCCCCCAGACAGACGACGGTGCCGAACAGCGTCAGCCAGGTCGCCACCCTTCGTGGCGGGAGTCGGATGGCAACACCGCCGAGCATCACCGGAACGCCACCAGCTGGGAGGACGACACCGATCTCCCGGAGCATCCAGTACGTTCCGCCCTGTGCGGCCGGCGGCTGTTCGAGGGTAGCCGTGTAGAAAAAGAGCGCGACGCCCACGACGCTCGCCACCAGTCCGACGACGAACAGCCAGTAGCCGTACACCTCGCCGCCTGTCGACGGTTCCGTTATCGGCTCGCTGTAGACGGCGACCAACGCGTTCGCATCTTTGAGTGGCTGTGACATACTATGGCGTTCTCTGTGTAGGATAATAAACATTTTTCGAATCGATCGGTATGTACGGCTTAATAACTCTCCACGTGGGTGTTATAGTGGTAGAAACGATATATCTGGGGTCCGATCTTGGTAGAATATCTCTCTAATGTATGTAATCTATCAAATCTTCGGCTGGACGATCGAGTGTAGTGACCACTCTCCAATGGCGGAGCGACACGTCCCCGATCGATTGAAAAAACGAAACCCGGCTCGACGCCGCTTCGACGTTACTTCCCGCGGTTGTTGTTCGAACGGATGCTCGGGCGGGTGTGTTCGGCACCCTTCCCGCGCGTCTGCAGGCCCCGACCGCGCCGACCCGCGGAGGTCCGGCCGCGGTAGGTCCGGCCGCGCTGGCTGTCGTCGCAGATCCAGTTGAGGTCGTCGTCGTTCTCGATCGCCCCGTGTTCCGGATCGAGCAGAATCACTTCGAACCACTTCTGGGAGCCGTCCTCACCGACCCAGTAGCTGTTCAGCACGCGCAGGTTTCGGAACTTCCGGACGGATCGCTCCTCGGCGATCCGCTGGAGGTTCTTCCGCCGCGTGATCTTGTTGACACCCTGTCGCTTGGACCGGCGGCCGGCCTTGAATCGCTGCTTTCGGGCGCTGCCCTTCCGGACCGAGACGCGAGCGACGACGACGCCCTGTTTCGCCTTGTAGCCGAGCGAACGGGCTCGGTCGAGTCGCGTCGGACGGTCGACTCGCGTGACCGATCCCTGTTTGCGCCACTCCTGTTGTCGTTGCCACTGCAGTTCCGCGAGCTTGCCTTCCTTCGGCGTCTTCCACGCCTCTCGGATGTGTGAGTAGAAGCTTCGTGCCATTGTGTTCACCACGGGCGTTGTGTGGTTCAACCCCGCACGAGTGCGGTGGTCACATCCCGACCTGTGTGGACAGGTGCCCACCGGTGCCCGTCGTCCGGCGAGTTGCCGAAATTCTATCGCAAGCGCTGTTAAGGGCTTCGAAAGGGCGCAGTCGATATCTGTGAGACATCGATTTAATATCGCAATAGACGGTTTATAGCTCGAACTCCCGCACCGTCTCGAAGCTCCCCCCGGCCACCGCGTCTGCCACGTGTTCTCTGTCGATCTCGGGCGTTTCACTCGGATACTTCCGCTCGAAGTGCCCGAACACGTTGTCGATGTCCCGCCGCAGCAGTTCGCGGCTGTTCGCGTGCTCGGTCGGCACCGCTTGGGGCCAATCGAAGATCGTCACGCCGTCGCTCGCGACGAACACGTTGTACTCGCTCATGTCCGCGTGGACGAAGCCGGCCTCGTAAGCCGCCGCCATCTCCGAGAGGACGAGATCGAGAACGCCGACGACCTGTTCGGGTTCCAGTTTCACCCGGGACAGTTCGACCCCGTCGATCCGCTCCATCACGATCGCGTGACGGTTCTGATCGACCGGTCGGGGGACGGAGACGTTCGGATACAGCGTTTCGAGCGCCTCGTACTCCCGCTCGGCCGCCTTTCGTGCGGTGTAGAGCCACGATCGGTGCTCGTTGTCCGCCGTGTACTCCCGCTCTTTTTGGACCTCGCGGAAGTTCGTGTACCCCTCCCGGTGGTACTTCAGCGCGAGCGGCCGGAACGATCGGGCTTCGTAGACGTCGCTCTCCTTGCCGACCCCGAGCGGCGAACCGACCCCGTCGATCGTCTCCCGCTCGGAGAACGTCCGAAGCGCGAGCGCGTCGTATCCCTCGAAGGTGAGTCGGTAACCCGTGTACTGCACCGTCTTCTGTTCGAGCAGTTTGCGATCCATACAGCGGTCGATCCGGTACCCGATATCGCCCGGATCGAGCCGCGAGAACTCCGGCAGCTTCTCTCGCGCCACCCATCGAGAAAACCGCATCCCGTGTTCGATGCCCGAGAGCAGGTGGAAGTCTTCCCGTTCCAACTCCACCATCCGCGTGGCGACGTTCTGTACCATCGTGGTACGCTGTTCGAACCGAGCGCTGAAAAGCGCCGCGTGTCTGTAGTTGGGGTTCGGTACACGTTATCGCGATATGTCAAAACGGATCCGGATGGTCGGGACGCCCCGTCGCTACCGCCGCAAAAACGCGGGGAGATCGAGCCGATCCGGTGGCTCCTTCGATCGGCGCATCCACCCCGGGGCGCGGATCGATTCCGGAACAGCGTCCTCGGAATCCTCTTCGGCCCCCGCCCGTTCCGCCCCGAGTTCTACTTCGACGAGTCGCTCCCAGATCGCGTCGTCGTCGGCCTCCTCCGCCTCGAGTTTCAGCGCTCTCGCGCGTCCCTCGTCGTAGGCGAGTTCGATGATAGTCTCGTCGTAGGTGTCCGGCGACTTTCTCTTGAGCCGTTCGTACTCGCCGTCGCCGGGGTCAGCACACACCGACGCGACGCCGAGCGCGTACGCGCGTTCGAGCACGTCGGCGGTCGTGTACTCCGCGTCTTCATCCCCGAAGTACCGATCGTACATCACGCCCTCCGTTTCGCTCCAACGCTGATCCCGTCGGCTCCGAACGAGATGTCGTGAATGTCCGTCTCTATCCGTGTCCCTCGCATCTTCAACACTTGCACGCCGCGCTGCATCCCGCCGTTTTCGAGGAAGTTGTGCATGAATATGACGCCGTGAGCCAGGTAGTGTTCGTCGGCATACGCCGACGGATCGGTCATCTCAGAGATCAACACCACGGTTGCGTCGGTGCGCTTCAGCGAGGTCAAAAACTGTACCGTGGTGCTCTCGGCGTCCGCCAGCAGATACTCCAAGAGCATCGTGGAGTCGACGATGACGCGGTCGATCCCGTTCGAATCGATGAACCCCGTGAGGCGGTTGATCAGACTGGACGAGCCGTGGTGTTTCCCCGGCGGCCGGAACAGCCGCTTTCCCTCCGAGGAGAACACGTCGACGAAGGTCAACCGATCGCTGCCGACCGCTCGATCGAATCCGAACTCGTAGCCGGACATGTCGTCGACGATGTCGTCGCGGGATTCGTGCATGCTCACGAACAGACAGCTCTCGCCCTGTCTCGCCCCCTCGACCAGAAACTGGGTCGAGAACGTCGTCTTTCCGCTTCCCGGCGGGCCCGAGAGCACGTAGAGTCGCTTGGCCGGCATCCCCCCGCCGACGAGGTCGTCGAACCCTGATACACCGCTGGAAACGCGCATACCCACCGAAGCGCGCACATCGAATATAATCCCTCACGTCGACTCACGTTTCAAATCCAGCACCGAGCGTCGAGGCGGGTTCTCGCCGGAACACAAATCAATGCCGAGCGCGAACGCCCACCGAATGCTACGCGAACTCATCGATACGGTTCGACAACCTGAATACACCGGGGAAAACCGGTGTCCGCCGTGTACGATCGTGAACCTAGCGATCGCCGCGGCACTTGGTGCCGCGGTTTCACGAAAGTCGAAGCGGGCCGGCGCGCTCACCGTCGCCGGTTCCGTCGTGCTGATCTACCTCCGAGGCTACCTCGTTCCGGGGACTCCGGAGTTGACGAAGCGATACCTCCCACCAAGCGTGTTGCGGTGGTTCGGGAAGGATCCGAGCGTCGACCTCGATAGCATCGCCGGTTTCGAGGCGTCCAACCCCGCGACGAACGGGGCCGAGACGGATACCGACGCTGACGCCGACGCCACCGCAACCGTGCCGAACGACCTCGAGACGTATTTCCTCGACGCTGGGCTTCTCGAACCCTGTACCGACCGGGACGATCTCTGTCTCACCGACGCGTTCGAGTCCGCTTGGGTCGAGGAGATGGACGCGATCGTCGACGCCGATTCGGACCCCCTTGATCTCGTCGTCGACTCCTTCGGTTTCGATGCCAACCCCAACGAATTCGAACTCACGGAGAAGGAAGAGGGTGGATACGTCCTCCACTACGGCACCCGCTATGCTGGCAGATGGCCATCCAACGCCGCGCTCATCGCCGATATCGCCTCCGGGGCAATTCTCGATGCGTGGCTTGACGAGTGGGACGAGTACACGCCTCGCGATAAGGGGAAGATCCTGAACAGCCTCCGGATGTTCCTCGAGGTGTGTCCGACCGCGGAAGGCGGTGTCGAACTGAACGAGGAACTCGTCGAATCCTGTTGTACGTCGAACACTGTCATCGCCGTCGTCTGCGAGGAGACCGGCGAGCGCGTGTTCGAACATCAGGTATTGGGCGACCAGAGACAGACTGCAGACTGACCTTCTCCTGCTGTTTTGGCACGAATGTGGCGCTGAGACGGCCGTTTGTAGGTACTGCGCATGCGCCCCGATCGATCTGGTATAAACTCTATACAACTATATCGAATCGGGATAACGTCCCGCGCGACATGCCGAGCCGGTGCCGCTCGGGCACGTACAAAGATAATAGTGCCTCTGCGGCGGACATACGGTATGGTCGAAAAGATCGACGACGTGGACAGAGCGATTCTGTATGCACTACAGGAAGACGCCCGGAACATGTCGTCCGGAGATATCGCTGAGCGAACCGGCACTTCGGACAGCACCGTCCGAAAGCGCATTCAGCGTCTCGAATCCGACGGCGTGATCAAGGGGTACAGCGCCAGCGTCGATTATCAGAAGTCGGGGTATCCGCTCCGAATGTTGCTCTACTGCACCGCGTCGATCCCCGAACGCGGCGACACCCTCCCCGAGATCCTGAACGTCGAGGGCGTCGTGTCGGTTCAAGAGCTTGTCACCGGCGAGCAGAACCTGCTCGTCACCGCCGTCGGCGAGTCGGACAGCGACATCACGCCGGTGGCCCAGGAACTCTTGGACATGGGTCTCACCGTCGCCGACGAGGTCCTCGTTCGGAGCCACGAGACGACGCCGTTCAGCAAGTTCGACCCTGAAAATTGCACAGAGAACGATCGCTAAGCGATGACGCGTCTGATGTCCAGCGCGCACGCGCGCCGGACGACCGCCTGTACCGGATCGACCGAGCCAGCCAAATTGTCCGAGTCGCCGTCGAGGACGATGAGTGCCGCCCGCCGATCAGGAGCGATAACACCACCGTCGAGTCCAGCGATCTCGGCACCGGCAGTGGTCGCCATCCGCAACACCTCTCGGGCGGTGACGTCGAATTGTTTCGCCGTGTACGCCATCTCCCGGAACATCGACGGAGCGTTCAACATCACGTTGTCCGTTCCGAGTGCGACTGTCGTGTGGTCGAGTAACTTCCGTATCGGGGGCTTTCCGACGCCGAGAACGGTGTTCGCACGCGGGCACACGGCGACTGGAACTGACTGCTCTGCGACTCGCTCGAGATGCTCTCGTTCGGCGTGTACCATGTGGACGAGTAGATCTGGCTTCAGTTCGAGTGCCGGATGGATGTCGGTCGCGTCCGGTTCGCCAGCGTGGATGGCAAAGGGAACGTCACGTTTCTCGCACGCCGCACGCTGTTCGGCAAACGCGCCGTCGTTCGCACCGGAGGCCCCGTATCCATCGGCGATGTCCAGGACAGACTGATCTCCGCTCCCGAAGATGAACGGATCAACGCCGACCCCGTGGGCTGCCTCACGAAGCGCGCGTGCCCCGGCGATACCGGATTCCCTGAAATCCAGACAGGAGATCGTGCCGGTTCGTCGCATGAATCGAAGCGTGCGATGCATCGCAGTCACAAGATCGGGCCGGTCAGCGGCCGCTAGTCGTCGGTGTTTCAGACTCTCCGGCGGTGCCACAGCCTCCTCGAGTGACAGCCCGACAGCCGCTTCTTTTGCAACGGAATCGCCAATGTGCGTGTGCGCGTTGACGAATCCTGGTAGCACGATATCGGTCGACGTCGTCTCTACCTCCTCGACCGCCTGGATCCGACCGTCCTCGACGACGACGCGACCACGGGTCGGCTCGAACGACTGCCCGACGAGAACGGTCCCTTCAATTTCTTCCATACGGATACTCCGTACTCGATAACGATATGGTTTTTTAAGCGGAAATATCGAACGATTCGATACTCTCTTTCGGGGGCAAGTCTCCGGTAGGTACCGATAGCCAACCTTCTCACGTGTGAGCAGGGCGAATCGCGTATAAATGAACACGGATCGTCTCGCACCCGGCATCGAATCAGCCTAGTCCTGGACTGGGCCGTGCTTCGTCGAGACCCCCGTACATGAATCAGATACCCAGGCTGTCCTCGTCGTCTCGCGTCCGATGAGTAGCTGCAAACACCAGGAACCGTTCTAACCGATTGATCCCGTACGGCTGGACTCATCTTCTCGAAGACATAGTCCATGTCACCCGTCTACTCATCCACGCTTCATTGTTGGGTGTCCTCTATCCACATGGCCCAAAACCATAACGTTCTATAATTGCATATTTGCGAACGATCTGTGAACATAGATAGATTTAATACATAATCTGTTCCAATATTGGGGTAGAGACGACCAATAACGGATATGCGAGCTCGCCTCGATCGCCGGGATGGTCGCAACACGGACTGAACGATGTCAGGACATAGCTCACAGAAGACGGTCGGAGCGCTCCCGGACACGACGGTGGAGTCGCCGTTCGTGCCCGTTGTACTCACGTGGCTCGTGTGGTCGCTGTTCGCGGCGAGTATCGTTGCCCTCGCCGCCCGGGTCCGATTTGGGGGGGGCTGGGAGATCTCCGGCGTGATCGTCGTCGACGGACTGACCGTCTTGCTGTGGGCGGTCGTGACGTCCTTCAGCGGGATCGTCCACAGCTACTCGCGCCGCTACATGGCCGGGAGCGCCCACGAGACGCGCTTCTTCGTCGCCACGTTCGGGTTCACGGTAATCGTGATGGGGCTCGTCGCGGCCGA encodes the following:
- a CDS encoding potassium channel family protein; amino-acid sequence: MDPLEGEASSPVEYEPVSVKDVLVEMKDTAELLIDLSYSAVLHRNADLAEEVLRLEERMDVLEMRARMSLLMAARSPDDAEQLAPVLGIVAAADQISDAAGDIAKIVLEDIRIPEAMRTALPEAVETLVRGVVSEESSYAGRTLKHIDLESETGIRVIALRRGDEWLLNPGPKTRIEAGDVALLRGPESEIGDVYRTLTGTEYRPPETETPAIEDLERAVDTILHMKNLSELAVDLAYSSVLFDSEELAEEVRNLEVEVDALESRFEAWVLRAAAEAKDPVSLRGLIHLGTSTEMISDAAVDISEGVLRDIAVHPVVGMAVQESDEIITRIEIEAESALDGTDVTGGVPDADATMSIIAIRRPDEGWLLVGDADTALRAGDVVIAKGTRTAAGQFDELAS
- a CDS encoding DUF6735 family protein — its product is MGHRTLVAYDRNGYDLHYAHWGVDPTELTPETPFGGPPNDGWARERAETLLAPEGGRLLEDGETAVDPDPIATGLSFAELDGYVDPIEHEALYVVDRDFSVRTYLVFGLDCRSFGRDGTTVALVGYDGDDDAAYLRGWLAGARAVRGVCGPDDGAIVRALRWLDPDRGTIVWLTKRDRC
- a CDS encoding site-2 protease family protein, with the protein product MRNVEIGRITGIPIRLNATLVVFLPLLAWLISREAQLLFYAGVVNSISPRSIDVAVIQSGNMPILAGVATAIGLFVGVLLHELGHSWVARRYDVTIASITLWIFGGMAHMEDLPEDWDIELYVAIAGPVMSVLVGAACYVLLFVLPGQPVVLFVVGSLAVINVTLAVFNLIPAFPMDGGRVLRALLARSQPYAEATQTAATVGKLIAVLMAVFAVLAFAPLLLLIAMFVYIAAGAESRTTVLRDLFRGLTVRELMSTDVRTVTPETTVAAFVDRVVTERTTAYPVMERGTVTGVVTLDSVQKVPLEARDSTTVADVMGPTPPTVGPDADAFDALVTMSSARGDRILVVESGRFVGQITSADLVRMIEVLQGLGPRDEMELPDGYA
- a CDS encoding DUF7139 domain-containing protein, whose translation is MSQPLKDANALVAVYSEPITEPSTGGEVYGYWLFVVGLVASVVGVALFFYTATLEQPPAAQGGTYWMLREIGVVLPAGGVPVMLGGVAIRLPPRRVATWLTLFGTVVCLGALAWFLTVYPTAWSTASGEPSVIGLYTAGLVVIALSPVFIPMLSRAETETESERIAREQREATFAATEARFERAEQARDEARIERDEGEGTADAAAAEVASIRQSKARFELFADRSDEHRWRV
- a CDS encoding 50S ribosomal protein L15e, with the translated sequence MARSFYSHIREAWKTPKEGKLAELQWQRQQEWRKQGSVTRVDRPTRLDRARSLGYKAKQGVVVARVSVRKGSARKQRFKAGRRSKRQGVNKITRRKNLQRIAEERSVRKFRNLRVLNSYWVGEDGSQKWFEVILLDPEHGAIENDDDLNWICDDSQRGRTYRGRTSAGRRGRGLQTRGKGAEHTRPSIRSNNNRGK
- a CDS encoding serine/threonine-protein kinase RIO2, translating into MVQNVATRMVELEREDFHLLSGIEHGMRFSRWVAREKLPEFSRLDPGDIGYRIDRCMDRKLLEQKTVQYTGYRLTFEGYDALALRTFSERETIDGVGSPLGVGKESDVYEARSFRPLALKYHREGYTNFREVQKEREYTADNEHRSWLYTARKAAEREYEALETLYPNVSVPRPVDQNRHAIVMERIDGVELSRVKLEPEQVVGVLDLVLSEMAAAYEAGFVHADMSEYNVFVASDGVTIFDWPQAVPTEHANSRELLRRDIDNVFGHFERKYPSETPEIDREHVADAVAGGSFETVREFEL
- a CDS encoding RAD55 family ATPase, with the protein product MRVSSGVSGFDDLVGGGMPAKRLYVLSGPPGSGKTTFSTQFLVEGARQGESCLFVSMHESRDDIVDDMSGYEFGFDRAVGSDRLTFVDVFSSEGKRLFRPPGKHHGSSSLINRLTGFIDSNGIDRVIVDSTMLLEYLLADAESTTVQFLTSLKRTDATVVLISEMTDPSAYADEHYLAHGVIFMHNFLENGGMQRGVQVLKMRGTRIETDIHDISFGADGISVGAKRRA
- a CDS encoding Lrp/AsnC family transcriptional regulator, whose translation is MVEKIDDVDRAILYALQEDARNMSSGDIAERTGTSDSTVRKRIQRLESDGVIKGYSASVDYQKSGYPLRMLLYCTASIPERGDTLPEILNVEGVVSVQELVTGEQNLLVTAVGESDSDITPVAQELLDMGLTVADEVLVRSHETTPFSKFDPENCTENDR
- a CDS encoding amidohydrolase family protein produces the protein MEEIEGTVLVGQSFEPTRGRVVVEDGRIQAVEEVETTSTDIVLPGFVNAHTHIGDSVAKEAAVGLSLEEAVAPPESLKHRRLAAADRPDLVTAMHRTLRFMRRTGTISCLDFRESGIAGARALREAAHGVGVDPFIFGSGDQSVLDIADGYGASGANDGAFAEQRAACEKRDVPFAIHAGEPDATDIHPALELKPDLLVHMVHAEREHLERVAEQSVPVAVCPRANTVLGVGKPPIRKLLDHTTVALGTDNVMLNAPSMFREMAYTAKQFDVTAREVLRMATTAGAEIAGLDGGVIAPDRRAALIVLDGDSDNLAGSVDPVQAVVRRACALDIRRVIA